AGGTTAGACGAACGGGCCGCACGGAACTCATCGCTCTGCGGACAGGAAGTTTCCCCAAGAGGTCCTCCCGTCGAGGCCCGGGAGAGCGGCCGACCCTCAGGACAGGGCGAGCGGGGCGCCGCCCCTGAGCAGCGAGCCGCCCAGCGGTGTGAGCGTGTGCAGGACCGAGCTGCCGTGGCGCAGGGTGCGGACCAGGCCCGCTTCGCGCAGCACGCAGGCGTGCTGGCTCGCCGAGGCCATGGACACCCCGGCCCGGCGAGCGAGTTCGCTGGTCGTGCAGCCGTTGCCGATGGACCCGAGAACGGCCGAGCGGGTGTGCCCGAGGAGCCGGCCGAGCCAGGGGCCCGGTTCGGCGAAGGCGGGGGCGCCGGGGTGGGTGACCGGATAGACGAGGACGGGCATGAGCTGCGGGTCGCGGTAGACGACCGGGGTGCCGCGGCAGAAGAAGGAGGGCTGGAGCAGCAGCCCCCGGCCGTCCAGGCGCAGTTCGCGGTCGACCGGGTAGTCGGCCTCCAGGACGGGTGCCCGCCAGCGGATCATGGGCGGCAGGCCGGCGAGGAGTTCGTCGGCGCCCCCGTCGAGCAGGGCCCGGCCCCGGACGGCCCGGTCGGCCTCCACACTCGCCTGGACGTGCGGCCAGTACGGTTCGACGGCGGCGCGGTGGTAGCCGCGCAGGGCGGCGATGAGCCGGCCGAGCGGTTCGGCACGCCCTTCGGAGAGCGCGTCCAGCAGCGCCTCCGGCGACCGGCCGCCGTCCTGCCGCCCCCGCCCGGCCGCCAGTCGGGTCAGGTCACCGTGCAGCCGGCCGACGGGGGTGTCGCGCAGGGCCTCCATCCCGACGTCCAGCGAGAAGGGCTCGGAGCCCTGCTGGGAAGGCGTGAGAAAGTCCGGGAAATAGCCACGCGGCGGAACCACCGCGGCCAGCAGACGTGTTTCACCATTCAACCGGGTTCTGGATTCCGTACGCCATTTCCCGAACACCGTGGAACCACGCCGGTCCCGGAGCCGGTGAAAACTGAGAACGGTTTCCCATAATGCGTCCGGCCGCGTGGCCATCCGCACCTTGGAAAGGTCCGTTCCGGACACATGGATGCGCAGCACCGATCCCCCACCTGTTGCAACCGCAATCGCCCCGATCGAAGGGTATGCATACCGTCACACGACGTCACCACGGGGTTTCGGCCAGAGTTGAAACGTCTCGCTTGCATCCGCTTCACCCGAAAAGCTGTACGACGTCGGGCACGAAACCGGAGCCGCCGAAAGAACGAACGAAGGCCGTGGGGGGCTTTGTCCGTTCGGCGGCGGTCGGCTCCGGTTACGGCTCCGTGTCCGGCGGGGGTAAGCCGGGTGCGGTCCATGGGTGGGGATCCATGGACCGCACCCCGGTCCTCTTACGGCCCGGAATTTGCGCAGTGAACGAGAAAAGGAACGCCGCTCAACCATCCGAAATTCAACGGAATCCACCACGTCCCGCCATTCCGTGGAAGTCCGGATGCACAGCCGCCGTCTTCCAGGTGACCGCCACCCCTGTCCGTAAGGAACACGACGAAGCGGCGGCACCCCCGCACAGGGTGCCGCCGCTTCTGCGGAGCTCCGGGGCCGCCGCTGGTCCGGCGAGGGTCGGTACGGCCCGACGGCGGCCCCGGAGTCAGGCAGTCACTGCCGCCGTCAGCGGCTGTCGCTCCCCTTGTCCGTCGAGCTCACGGCCGCGGCCCGGCCCGCCTCAAGACGCGCCACCGGGATACGGAACGGCGAGCAGGACACGTAGTCCAGGCCCACCTCGTGGAAGAAGTGCACCGACTCCGGGTCACCGCCGTGCTCGCCGCAGACGCCGAGCTTGAGGTCGGGACGGGTGGCCCGGCCGGCCTCGACGGCGCTGCGCACGAGCGCGCCGACGCCGTCCTTGTCGATCGTCTCGAACGGCGAGACCCCGAAGATGCCCTTCTCCAGGTACGCGGTGAAGAACGAGGCCTCCACGTCGTCACGGGAGAAGCCCCACACCGTCTGGGTCAGGTCGTTGGTGCCGAAGGAGAAGAACTGCGCGGCCTCGGCGATCTGACCGGCGGTCAGCGCGGCCCGCGGCAGCTCGATCATCGTGCCGATGGTCAGCTTCAGGTTCGTGCCGGTGGCCGCCTCGACCTCGGCGATGACCTGGTCGGCCTCGTCGCGGACGATCTCCAGCTCCTGGACCGTGCCGACGAGCGGAATCATGATCTCGGGACGCGGGTCGCCCTTGGCGTTCTTGCGCTGCGCCGCCGCTTCCGCGATGGCACGGACCTGCATCGCGAAGAGCCCGGGGATGACCAGACCGAGGCGCACCCCGCGCAGACCCAGCATCGGGTTCTGCTCGTGCAGCTTGTGCACGGCCTGGAGGAGGCGCAGGTCGTTCTCGTTGGCGTCCTTGCGGGACTCGGCGAGGGCGACCCGTACCGACAGCTCGGTGATGTCGGGCAGGAACTCGTGCAGCGGCGGGTCGAGCAGCCGTACGGTGACGGGCAGCCCGTCCATCGACTCGAACAGCTCGATGAAGTCGGCCTTCTGGAGCGGCAGCAGCTCGGCGAGCGCGGTCTCGCGCTCGGAGTCGGTGTCCGCCAGGATCAGCTTCTCGACCATCTCGCGGCGCTCACCGAGGAACATGTGCTCGGTGCGGCACAGGCCGATGCCCTGGGCTCCGAAGCGGCGCGCCCGGTTGGCGTCCTCGGCGTTGTCCGCGTTGGCCCGTACGCGCAGCCGCCGTACGCGGTCCGCGTACGCCATGATCCGGTGCACGGCGGCGACGAGCTCGTCGGCGTCGTCGGCGCCCGCGTGCATCCGGCCCTCGAAGTACTCGACGACCGGGGACGGCACGACGGGGACCTCACCGAGGTAGACCTTGCCGGTCGAACCGTCGATGGAGACGGTGTCGCCCTCCTCGATCACCCGGCCGCCGACAGTCATCCGGCGGCGCTTGGTGTCGACCTCCAGGTCCTCCGCTCCGCAGACACAGGTCTTGCCCATGCCGCGGGCCACGACGGCCGCGTGCGAGGTCTTGCCGCCGCGCGAGGTCAGGATGCCCTCGGCGGCGATCATGCCGTCGAGGTCGTCGGGGTTGGTCTCGCGGCGGATGAGAATGACCTTCTCGCCGGACCGGGACCACTTGACGGCGGTGTACGAGTCGAAGACGGCCTTGCCGACCGCCGCGCCCGGGGAGGCGGCGATGCCGCGGCCGAGCAGCTCGGTCTTCGCCTGGTCGTCGAAGCGGGGGAACATCAGCTGCGCGAGCTGCGCCCCGTTGACGCGCTGGAGCGCCTCGGCCTCGTCGATGAGGCCCTGGTCGACGAGCTGGGTGGCGATCCGGAAGGCGGCACCGGCGGTGCGCTTGCCGACGCGGGTCTGCAGCATCCAGAGCTGACCGCGCTCGATGGTGAACTCGATGTCGCAGAGATCCTTGTAGTGGGTCTCCAGCGTCTCCATGATCTTCATCAGCTGGTCGTACGACTTCTTGTCGATCGACTCCAGATCCGCGAGCGCCACGGTGTTGCGGATACCCGCGACGACGTCCTCGCCCTGCGCGTTCTCCAGGTAGTCGCCGTAGACGCCCTGGTGGCCGCTGGCCGGGTCACGCGTGAAGGCGACACCGGTACCGGAGCCCGCGCCGAGGTTGCCGAAGACCATCGAACAGACATTGACGGCCGTGCCGAGGTCGCCGGGGATGCGCTCCTGGCGGCGGTAGAGCTTGGCCCGGTCGGTGTTCCACGAGTCGAAGACCGCGTTTATGGCGAGGTCCATCTGCTCACGCGGGTCCTGCGGGAAGTCGCGTCCGGCCTCCTGCTTGACGATCTTCTTGAAGCTCTTGACCAGCTTCTTCAGATCGTCGGCGCCGAGGTCGGTGTCGACGGTGACCTTCTTGGCGTGCTTGGCGGCCTCCAGGGCCTCCTCGAAGAGGTCCCCCTCGACCCCGAGGACCGTCTTGCCGAACATCTGGATGAGGCGGCGGTAGGAGTCCCACGCGAAGCGCTCCTCGCCGGCCTGGTTGGCGAGACCCACGACGGACTCGTCGGAGAGGCCGATGTTGAGGACCGTGTCCATCATCCCGGGCATCGAGAACTTGGCACCGGAGCGGACGGAGACCAGCAGAGGGTCGTCGGCCTGGCCGAGCTTCTTGCCCATCTTCTGCTCGAGAGCGTCGAGGTGGGCGCTCACCTCCTCCCGCAGCGCGGCCGGCGCGTCACCACTGTCGAGGTAGACCTTGCACGCCTCGGTGGTGATGGTGAAGCCGGGAGGAACGGGCAGCCCGAGATTGGTCATCTCGGCGAGGTTGGCACCCTTGCCGCCCAGGAGATCTTTCAGATCCTTGTTGCCCTCGGTGAAGTCGTAGACGAACTTCTGGGGATCTTTGTTTTCCGACACGGGTCTCGACTCCTCGAGGACGCGGTGGCTGCCCTGACGGCGAGGAACATACCCAGATCGAAGGTGTCTGGGTACGTCCACTTGCGCGTCATGCGGCCTCAACCACCCGTCCGCCAGCAGATCGAAAGTGGCACGGCACCCGGACGGGCGGGCGAGATTGATTCACTTCTTGAACGCATAACTACAACACGTGATCAATATCGGGCACATTCGACACAGTGCGTAGGGGAAGCGTCGATCGATCAAAGTAAAGTCGCCTGGCACCCAGTGCCATCATTTGAGAAGTACACCGTCCAAATTACTGCTCATCTGAGCAATGCGCTCCTCAGGGGTGGCGAGAATCACGCCCCCGAGGCCGCTCAGATGTCACCATCCGGACGTCATATGGGCACCGACCGGTCACCCAAAGCCGAGAACACCGGTGCGGAGCGTGAGACCGACAGGGAAATCTCGTCGTATCTCTTCGAAACAGCCGCTCAGATGAGCAATCGGATACGGGGCACTCGGTGCCCGGCCCTCCGACATGCGAAACGGGTCCCGCGGAAGCGCCGAGGCACTCCCGCGGAACCCGCTCCGGGGGCCGGGAACGCTCAGCCGCCCGAGGTGTCCAGCTCCGCGTCCGCGCTCACACCGGCGCAGTCGTAGGGGTCCTTCAGCCAGCCGTCCGGGAGCACCACCCGGTTGTTGCCCGAGGTGCGCCCGCGCGGCCCGTCCGCGCCGTCCGGCCACGGCTGGTCCAGGTCCAGTTCGTGCAGCTGGCCGCCGAGCTCCTCCAGCGAAGAGGTGACGGCGAGCTTCTTGCGCATCTCGGAGCCCACCGCGAACCCCTTGAGGTACCAGGCCACGTGCTTACGGAAGTCGATCACGCCACGGGTCTCGTCGCCGATCCACTCCCCCAGCAGCGTCGCGTGCCGCAGCATCACGTCCGCGACCTCCCGGAGGCCGGGCGCCCGGCGCGTCTCCGTGCCCTCGAAGGCGCTCACGAGGTCGCCGAAGAGCCAGGGGCGGCCCAGGCAGCCCCGGCCGACCACGACGCCGTCACAGCCGGTCTCACGCATCATCCGCAGGGCGTCGTCCGCGCACCAGATGTCGCCGTTGCCGAGGACGGGGATCTCCGGGACGTGCTCCTTGAGGCGCGCGATGGCCTCCCAGTCGGCCGTGCCGCCGTAGTGCTGGGCCGCGGTCCTGCCGTGCAGGGCGACGGCCGTCACGCCCTCCTCGACGGCGATCCGGCCCGCGTCCAGGAACGTGATGTGGTCGTCGTCGATGCCCTTGCGCATCTTGATGGTGACCGGGAGGTCGCCGGCATTGGACACGGCCTGGTTGAGGATCGCCCGCAGCAGGGGCCGCTTGTACGGGAGCGCGGAGCCGCCGCCCTTGCGGGTGACCTTGGGCACCGGGCAGCCGAAGTTCAGGTCGATGTGGTCGGCGAGGTTCTCGTCGACGATCATCCGGACCGCCTTGCCGACGGTGACCGGGTCCACTCCGTACAGCTGGATGGAGCGCGGGGTCTCGCTCGCGTCGAAGTGGATCAGCTGCATGGTCTTCTCGTTGCGCTCGACCAGTGCCCGCGTGGTGATCATCTCGCTGACGAACAGCCCCTTGCCCCCGGAGAACTCCCGGCACAGGGTGCGGAAGGGGGCGTTGGTGATGCCGGCCATGGGGGCGAGCACCACCGGCGGCTGCACGGTGTGCGGGCCGATCCGGAGCAGCGGGGGCGCGGGGGCGAGCGTGGTCATTCACCCATTGTCGCGTACCGCGAAAGTACCACCGGCGGCCGGGACGACGGGCCGGGCCCGGATACGGGTGCGGGCCCGGATCACCAGGTGATCCGGGCCCGCGGTCGTACGGGTGGGGAGGAGGCGTCAGCTCTGGGCCGGCGCGTCCTGGTCCGCGGAGTCGTCCGAGGAGGCGGCGGCGGACTGGGCGCGCTCACGCATCTTGCGCACCAGCTCCTGCTTCTTCTCCTCGGCGGTCTGACGGTCGGCGTTGCGCGAGGGGCCAGCGCCCTGCTGTTCGGCGCGGGACAGCTTCTTGCGCTGTCCGCCCACACCGAGAAGGTTGTTCCGGCTCTTTGCCACGGGGTTCTCCCATTCGTGGTGAGAAGTGAGGTCTGCAGTGATCAGGGATCGATCCGATGGGCGGCGGGGGGTCAGTCCCGCCGCGCTCTCACTCGTAGATCTGGAAGAACGAAGACATGCCGGAAACGGTACCCCGGCTCCGATGGCCACGGCACCCACTTTTCAGGCGGTCGGGTCCACGGTCGCCTGGTGGGCCTCGGCAAGGTGCTCCTGGGCCTTCAGCCACGGCAGGAACTGCGCGCCCTTGCGCCAGCCGCAGGTCTCGCAGCTCAGCTGGCGCTGCATGCCCGACTTGCTGACGTGGACGACGTGTTCACGGCCGTGGCCGTCCCACCTGCTGACCTTGCTCGTGGTCATGGACGGCATCCTGGCCTCCTGTGGACGGGTGCGCCCAGTGTGCAACGAAGCCCCCGGTCCCGTACGGGGAACCGGGGGCTTCGCCCGTTCAGGCGTGCGAAATGTCAGCAGCCGAGCAGTCGCGCACCCAGGTACGCCTGGATCTGGTCCAGGGAGACGCGCTCCTGCTTCATGGTGTCGCGCTCGCGCACGGTCACCGCGTTGTCGTCGAGGGTGTCGAAGTCGACGGTGACGCAGAACGGCGTACCGATCTCGTCCTGGCGGCGGTAACGGCGGCCGATGGCGCCCGCGTCGTCGAACTCGATGTTCCAGTTCTGCCGCAGGTCGGTGGCGAGGCCCTTGGCCTTCGGCGACAGCTGCGGGTTCCGGGACAGCGGCAGGACCGCGACCTTGACCGGCGCCAGGCGCGGGTCGAGGCGCATCACGGTGCGCTTCTCCATGACGCCCTTGGCGTTCGGCGCCTCGTCCTCGATGTAGGCGTCGAGCATGAAGGCGAGCATGGCGCGGTTGACGCCGGCCGCCGGCTCGATGACGTACGGGGTCCAGCGCTCACCGGCCTCCTGGTCGAAGAAGGTGAGGTCGTGACCCGACGCCTTGGAGTGCGCCTTGAGGTCGTAGTCGGTGCGGTTGGCCACGCCTTCGAGCTCGGAGAACTCGTTGCCGCCGAAGTTGAAGCGGTACTCGATGTCCGCGGTGCGCTTCGAGTAGTGCGACAGCTTGTCCTTGGGGTGGTCGAACCAGCGCATGTTCTCCTCGCGCAGGCCCAGACCGGTGTACCAGCTCCAGCGCTGGTCCATCCAGTACTGCTGCCACTCCTCGTCCTCGCCCGGCTTGACGAAGAACTCCATCTCCATCTGCTCGAACTCGCGGGTGCGGAAGATGAAGTTGCCCGGAGTGATCTCGTTCCGGAAGGACTTGCCGATCTGCGCGATACCGAACGGCGGCTTCTTGCGCGAAGTCACCTGCACCTGGGCGAAGTTGGTGAAGATGCCCTGGGCGGTCTCGGGACGCAGGTACGCGGCGGAGCCGGCGTCCTGGGTCGGGCCGAGGTGGGTCTGCAGCATGCCGGAGAACTGCTTGGGCTCGGTGAACTGGCCCTTGTTGCCGCAGTTCGGGCAGTTGATGTCGGCGAGACCGTTGGCGGGCAGGCGGCCGTGCTTGGCCTCGTACGCCTCTTCCAGGTGGTCCGCGCGGTAACGCTTGTGGCAGGAAGTGCACTCGGTCAGCGGGTCCGAGAAGGTCGCCAGGTGACCGGACGCCTCCCAGACCTCGGACGCCAGGATCACCGAGGAGTCGAGACCGACGATGTCCTCGCGCGCGGTGACCATGGAGCGCCACCACTGACGCTTGATGTTCTCCTTGAGTTCGACACCCAGCGGCCCGTAGTCCCAGGCGGCCTTGGAGCCACCGTAGATCTCACTGCAGGGGTAGACGAAGCCACGGCGCTTGCTCAGGCTGACGATGGTGTCGATCTTGTCGGCGGCCACGGTGCTCTCTTCATTACGACGGCGAAATTGGACAGGAGCGGCGCGAAGCGCGCCTCGGTGGGGGGTGGAGCTCAGGAGACGGGCGGGCTAATGCTCCAGATTACCGGCGGGCGCACCCCCCGGATCAAATCGGTGGGCGGTACCGGCGGTCCGCGCCCTACGTGGCGAGCATCTCATCCGGCTTGTTGACAATCGTTTCCATGATTGTTGAAAATGACTGTCATGAACGTACGTCGCCTCATACCCACCGCAGCCGTCGCCGGAGCAGTCGCCCTCGGCCTCACCGCCCTCTCCGCCTGCTCCACGTCCGACGCCGCGGACAGCAAGAACGGCGACAAGCTGAACGTGGTCACGTCCTTCTACCCGATGCAGTTCCTGGCCGAGGAGATAGGCGGGGACCACGTCTCCGTCGAGAGCCTCACCAAGCCCGGTGTCGAGCCCCACGACCTGGAGCTCACCCCGCGCCAGATCGGCGGCCTCGGCGACGCGGACTACATCCTCTACCTCAAGGGCATCCAGCCCGCCGTCGACGACGCCGTCACCCAGGCAGGCGTCCAAAACACCGTCGACGCGGCGACGCTGACCTCGCTGGAGGACCACGGGGCGGAGGTCGGGGGCGACGAGCACGGCCACGAGGACGAGCACGGCCACGAGCACGAGGCCGGCGCCGACCCGCACATCTGGCTGGACCCGGTGAAGTACGCCGAGGTCGCCAAGGGTGTCGGGAAGTCCCTGGAGAAGGCCGACCCGGACCACGCCACGGACTACGCGAAGAACACCGACGCCCTGGTCGACAAGCTGGGCGCGCTGAACACGTCCTTCGAGACGGGTCTGAAGGACACGTCGACCAAGACGTTCATCACCACCCACTCCGCCTTCGGATACCTCGCCGAGCGCTACGGCCTGACCCAGGAGGGCATCGCCGGCATCGACCCCGAGGCCGAGCCCAGCCCGGCCCGGATCAAGGAGATCCACACCGTGGCGAAGGAGAACAAGGCCACCACCGTGTTCTTCGAGACGCTCGCCAGCGACAAGACCGCGAAGACCGTCGCCCAGGACACCGGCCTGAAGACGGACGTCCTGGATCCGCTGGAGGGAATCACGGAGCAGTCCAAGGGCGCTGACTACATCGAGGTCATGAAGTCCAACCTGGCCGCGCTCCAGAAGGCCCTCGGCGCGAAGTGACCGACGTAACACCCGTACCGTCCTCAGCAGCACCGGAGGCGTTCATGCCGCAGCCCGAGAGCACCACACCCGATCCCGTGATCCGCCTGCGCGGCGCCACGGCCACGCTCGGCTCGCGCCCCGTGCTGCGGGGCGTCGACCTCACCGTGCACCGCGGTGAGGTCGTGGCCCTGCTCGGCGCCAACGGTTCGGGCAAGTCCACGGCCGTGCGCTCCGCGATCGGGCAGGTCCCGCTCACCGGTGGCACCGTCGAGCTCTTCGGCACCGAGCTGCGCCGCTTCCGCCAGTGGGCCCGCATCGGCTACGTACCGCAGCGCACGACGGCGGCCGGCGGCGTCCCCGCCACCGTCCGCGAAGTCGTCGCCTCCGGGCGCCTGTCCCGTACGAAGCTGAGGCTGCCCCGCAAGGCGGACCGGGAGGCCGTCGACCGGGCCATCGAGCTCGTCGGCCTCGCCGACCGGGCCAAGGACTCGGTGAGCGCGCTCTCGGGCGGGCAGCACCAGCGGGTGCTGATCGCGCGGGCGCTGGCCGCCGAACCCGAGCTGCTGATCATGGACGAGCCGATGGCCGGAGTGGACCTGGCCAGCCAGGAGATCCTGGCCGGGACGCTGCGCAGGCAGGTCGCCGTCGGCGCCTCCGTCCTGCTCGTCCTGCACGAGCTCGGCCCCCTGGAGCCGCTGATCGACCGCGCGATCGTCCTGCGCGACGGCTGCGTGATGCACGACGGGCCGCCCCCCGAGGCCCTGGGCCAGCACGCGCTGCCCGGCCACGACCACGTACACCCCCACGCGGCTTCCGAGCCCGTCCGGACGGGACTGCTGAGCTGATCATGCTGGAATTCCTCGAACCCGCCTTCATGCAGCGCGCCCTCATCGCCGCCGTGCTCGTCGGCATCACCGCCCCGGCCATCGGCATCTTCCTGGTGCAGCGGCGTCAGGCCCTGATGGGCGACGGCATCGGACACATCGCGATGACCGGTGTCGGTCTCGGCTTCCTGCTCTCCACGAGCCCCGTGTGGATGGCCACCGCCGTCGCCGTCGCCGGCGCGATCGTCATGGAACTGATCCGCTGGTACGGACACACGCGCGGCGACATCGCGCTGGCCATGCTCTTCTACGGCGGTATGGCGGGCGGTGTCCTGCTGATCAACCTCTCCGACACCGGGTCCAACGCC
The Streptomyces sp. NBC_00234 DNA segment above includes these coding regions:
- the ppdK gene encoding pyruvate, phosphate dikinase; protein product: MSENKDPQKFVYDFTEGNKDLKDLLGGKGANLAEMTNLGLPVPPGFTITTEACKVYLDSGDAPAALREEVSAHLDALEQKMGKKLGQADDPLLVSVRSGAKFSMPGMMDTVLNIGLSDESVVGLANQAGEERFAWDSYRRLIQMFGKTVLGVEGDLFEEALEAAKHAKKVTVDTDLGADDLKKLVKSFKKIVKQEAGRDFPQDPREQMDLAINAVFDSWNTDRAKLYRRQERIPGDLGTAVNVCSMVFGNLGAGSGTGVAFTRDPASGHQGVYGDYLENAQGEDVVAGIRNTVALADLESIDKKSYDQLMKIMETLETHYKDLCDIEFTIERGQLWMLQTRVGKRTAGAAFRIATQLVDQGLIDEAEALQRVNGAQLAQLMFPRFDDQAKTELLGRGIAASPGAAVGKAVFDSYTAVKWSRSGEKVILIRRETNPDDLDGMIAAEGILTSRGGKTSHAAVVARGMGKTCVCGAEDLEVDTKRRRMTVGGRVIEEGDTVSIDGSTGKVYLGEVPVVPSPVVEYFEGRMHAGADDADELVAAVHRIMAYADRVRRLRVRANADNAEDANRARRFGAQGIGLCRTEHMFLGERREMVEKLILADTDSERETALAELLPLQKADFIELFESMDGLPVTVRLLDPPLHEFLPDITELSVRVALAESRKDANENDLRLLQAVHKLHEQNPMLGLRGVRLGLVIPGLFAMQVRAIAEAAAQRKNAKGDPRPEIMIPLVGTVQELEIVRDEADQVIAEVEAATGTNLKLTIGTMIELPRAALTAGQIAEAAQFFSFGTNDLTQTVWGFSRDDVEASFFTAYLEKGIFGVSPFETIDKDGVGALVRSAVEAGRATRPDLKLGVCGEHGGDPESVHFFHEVGLDYVSCSPFRIPVARLEAGRAAAVSSTDKGSDSR
- a CDS encoding ArsR/SmtB family transcription factor, whose product is MLRIHVSGTDLSKVRMATRPDALWETVLSFHRLRDRRGSTVFGKWRTESRTRLNGETRLLAAVVPPRGYFPDFLTPSQQGSEPFSLDVGMEALRDTPVGRLHGDLTRLAAGRGRQDGGRSPEALLDALSEGRAEPLGRLIAALRGYHRAAVEPYWPHVQASVEADRAVRGRALLDGGADELLAGLPPMIRWRAPVLEADYPVDRELRLDGRGLLLQPSFFCRGTPVVYRDPQLMPVLVYPVTHPGAPAFAEPGPWLGRLLGHTRSAVLGSIGNGCTTSELARRAGVSMASASQHACVLREAGLVRTLRHGSSVLHTLTPLGGSLLRGGAPLALS
- a CDS encoding glycine--tRNA ligase; this encodes MAADKIDTIVSLSKRRGFVYPCSEIYGGSKAAWDYGPLGVELKENIKRQWWRSMVTAREDIVGLDSSVILASEVWEASGHLATFSDPLTECTSCHKRYRADHLEEAYEAKHGRLPANGLADINCPNCGNKGQFTEPKQFSGMLQTHLGPTQDAGSAAYLRPETAQGIFTNFAQVQVTSRKKPPFGIAQIGKSFRNEITPGNFIFRTREFEQMEMEFFVKPGEDEEWQQYWMDQRWSWYTGLGLREENMRWFDHPKDKLSHYSKRTADIEYRFNFGGNEFSELEGVANRTDYDLKAHSKASGHDLTFFDQEAGERWTPYVIEPAAGVNRAMLAFMLDAYIEDEAPNAKGVMEKRTVMRLDPRLAPVKVAVLPLSRNPQLSPKAKGLATDLRQNWNIEFDDAGAIGRRYRRQDEIGTPFCVTVDFDTLDDNAVTVRERDTMKQERVSLDQIQAYLGARLLGC
- a CDS encoding metal ABC transporter ATP-binding protein — protein: MPQPESTTPDPVIRLRGATATLGSRPVLRGVDLTVHRGEVVALLGANGSGKSTAVRSAIGQVPLTGGTVELFGTELRRFRQWARIGYVPQRTTAAGGVPATVREVVASGRLSRTKLRLPRKADREAVDRAIELVGLADRAKDSVSALSGGQHQRVLIARALAAEPELLIMDEPMAGVDLASQEILAGTLRRQVAVGASVLLVLHELGPLEPLIDRAIVLRDGCVMHDGPPPEALGQHALPGHDHVHPHAASEPVRTGLLS
- a CDS encoding metal ABC transporter substrate-binding protein; translation: MNVRRLIPTAAVAGAVALGLTALSACSTSDAADSKNGDKLNVVTSFYPMQFLAEEIGGDHVSVESLTKPGVEPHDLELTPRQIGGLGDADYILYLKGIQPAVDDAVTQAGVQNTVDAATLTSLEDHGAEVGGDEHGHEDEHGHEHEAGADPHIWLDPVKYAEVAKGVGKSLEKADPDHATDYAKNTDALVDKLGALNTSFETGLKDTSTKTFITTHSAFGYLAERYGLTQEGIAGIDPEAEPSPARIKEIHTVAKENKATTVFFETLASDKTAKTVAQDTGLKTDVLDPLEGITEQSKGADYIEVMKSNLAALQKALGAK
- the dusB gene encoding tRNA dihydrouridine synthase DusB; this encodes MTTLAPAPPLLRIGPHTVQPPVVLAPMAGITNAPFRTLCREFSGGKGLFVSEMITTRALVERNEKTMQLIHFDASETPRSIQLYGVDPVTVGKAVRMIVDENLADHIDLNFGCPVPKVTRKGGGSALPYKRPLLRAILNQAVSNAGDLPVTIKMRKGIDDDHITFLDAGRIAVEEGVTAVALHGRTAAQHYGGTADWEAIARLKEHVPEIPVLGNGDIWCADDALRMMRETGCDGVVVGRGCLGRPWLFGDLVSAFEGTETRRAPGLREVADVMLRHATLLGEWIGDETRGVIDFRKHVAWYLKGFAVGSEMRKKLAVTSSLEELGGQLHELDLDQPWPDGADGPRGRTSGNNRVVLPDGWLKDPYDCAGVSADAELDTSGG
- a CDS encoding DUF6243 family protein; translated protein: MAKSRNNLLGVGGQRKKLSRAEQQGAGPSRNADRQTAEEKKQELVRKMRERAQSAAASSDDSADQDAPAQS